One Acidobacteriota bacterium DNA segment encodes these proteins:
- a CDS encoding efflux RND transporter permease subunit, whose translation MLKRFIDYHLDHGWVVLIGLAVLLAAGLNALYRIPIDAFPDLTNNQVTVITEAPGMAPVEVEQLVTFPIESAMMGLPDTEEVRSISKLGLSIVTIVFADGVDNYFARQLVNERLNEARGRIPDGLEPALGPVATAFGEVYQYTLEGEGYSAMELKTLHDWEI comes from the coding sequence ATGCTCAAGCGCTTTATCGACTACCACCTGGATCACGGTTGGGTCGTCCTGATCGGCTTGGCGGTGCTCCTGGCGGCCGGCCTCAACGCCCTCTACCGGATTCCCATCGACGCTTTCCCTGACCTGACCAACAACCAGGTCACCGTCATCACCGAAGCGCCGGGCATGGCGCCGGTGGAGGTCGAGCAACTGGTCACCTTCCCCATCGAGTCGGCCATGATGGGTCTTCCCGACACCGAGGAGGTCCGCTCGATCTCCAAATTGGGCCTTTCGATCGTCACCATCGTCTTTGCCGACGGCGTGGACAACTATTTCGCGCGGCAGCTTGTCAACGAACGGCTGAACGAAGCGCGCGGCCGGATTCCCGACGGCCTCGAGCCGGCGTTGGGGCCCGTGGCGACGGCCTTCGGAGAGGTGTACCAGTACACGCTCGAAGGGGAAGGCTACAGCGCCATGGAGCTGAAGACGCTCCACGACTGGGAGATCA